The Scleropages formosus chromosome 9, fSclFor1.1, whole genome shotgun sequence DNA segment AAGTTTCAAAAGCAGGTTTTTCCATCTTCACGAGGGCCGATGATTTAATTTCTCGAACGTGACTCATAGCAAGTCGCGGAACTCAGAGACGAGACCGACCGGGACCGAACCGGTTGCGCCTTCAACTCGGCCGGCAGGGGGCGCTACACTCCCTCCCCGGTCCCAAGCGGAAAGTGTCCCAGTAAAGGTTTGCGCTGCGGGCGCTCAGTTGTGCTTCGGGCGCGTGGATCGATAAGGACCGCCGTGATCAGCCGTGATCGATCGCGTCCGAGAGCCTGATGCAGCACGAGGCCGAGGGGGGGCGCGTCTCGCGCAGGAAGCGCCGCTGTAAGGCGCTCGTGGTTTCGGGGGTCGCCGCGCTCGTGCTGTCCGTGGTGCTCGCGGTGCTCTTAGTCGCCACCGTGGGGGGTCCGAGCCCAGGTAAGGACCTGAAGGATACCGTCGTGTCCAGGTGCAGGACGTTCCTGGAGATGAACGAGCCGGAAACCAGGTAAATGTAGTACTAATCaatgataattataattatacaataaaaaaaaggcGTTAATAGGAAGGACAATGAATAGAATAGCAGCACGTTTAACAGCAAAGAGTTTCACAGAGAATAAAGCTGGTTTGTGCGGCTCTGCTTTATTTCACATGTGGAACTTGTTACCTGTgagacaggtgtgtgtcactCAGGTGAACTTGACAGAAAAGGGAACTTCGCAAATATACCTTTTTCACTCTGATTTGGTCTGTGGTACCACACTTCCTTCCCACACTCTGTTTTTACCTCACGTGTAGATGTGTCCGTGACAAAAGGTCGCTCTTCCTCTCCCGGCGCACTTTGAACCTCATCGTCTAACTTCTGATGTTTACACGATCTCATCTCCGCAGCCGTGACTCtgcctgtatctgtgtgtacaGGGTATTCTGCACACACGTGTACAAGTAAATTCGTATACATTTGTGTCCATATACAAATAACCGAGTGCATGAACACATTCTTTTAAGATTTATGCATGTACATTGTTTTACCTCACTGCTGAAATTGTAATAAGTGGTGAATGTGAGACAACTGTAATGTTAGATTGCATGAAACAGGTTTGTTGGAAAACGAGTTGAACTTTGGCGGCAGTTTGATCTTTTTGAGGCGTAGGGAGTCGTAACTGCACCGCTGCTCATCCTGTGCCTTCGTCCCCAACCTGTGCCGCTTTCAGCAAGAAGTTGTGTGAGGACGCGTGGGCTGCGTTCGCACGGGCCTTCGTGGGCCGGGACCCCTGCGAAGTGCCTGTCGAGGCGTACGACCCGCTTATCTACACGATCGAGCAGAAGAGCCGCTGTGGCCGGGTAAGAGTGACGTGCACAGGAGCAGGGTGAAGCGTCGACTGCTGGGGGTACGAAAGTGATGTTCGCTTTAGGACTGGACTGGATCGCAATGCTACAGGATCGAATCCCACACTGAAAACGTTGCTCTAAGCCAAAGCAAAGTATTTAATCTGAATTGTTTCCACTCAAGTTCCAACATTTGCACATCTGctccttgtgttatgaatgttCAAAGATGCACACAATTTCCCATTTGTTTTTACTGGTTTACAATTGCCTTTCActtgttattttccatttatatatatttgtctTATATTGCAGAATCAATGTTTACCCAACAAGCTAAGAACAGTAAAGAGTGCCGTACGGAGCACCAAAAGAGCAGTGTGAAcgaaccaccttaattcaactcacttccacagtgtttaccgcTCATGCTTGCTGGTCTCACTGTCTGTGTTCAGTGACAAGACGAGATGTACATTGTCATTGTTTATGGGGCAAAACAGTCAACAGCTGGCACTGAATAGCACTTTATGGAtacatgattattattttagagTCATATCGTCagaccttttacatttattcgttgagctcacacttttctctaaagtgattacaattatttacccatttatgcagctgggcaatttgtagctctaactactagactaccagctgtccatgcAAAGTTTAAATTTTAGTGTAGCTTCAActaactgaaatattaaaacaagaaGTCTTACAAAGCATTgctatttattatagctatatctgacatttttacagaatgtaaattttcaataaatcaagggatgtctgtgTCATAAAGCTTTTACCCTGGAGTATTCAGCAGAACAAGTTACAAACACACTTTCATGagtttttaaataagtaaatggatCACACATCTGTGACAGAGTGTTCATCTGGCTCTTCTGTTCAGACGCTCTTCTGGAGTAAAACCAAAGTCCTGGCTCACCAGTTCACCCAGGAGAAGAAGTGCATGGTCACTGTGGAAGACACACTGCTGGGGTTCATCATGGACGGTCTCACCTGGTGTGGGAGGAACGGGAGCAACGGTGCGTGTCATCAATGACTGTGAATAAACTAGGGTCACATGACTTCCTCTCATGACTCCTGAGCCTCGGCGCGCTAGAGTGTGTTTGAGCGTGTGTGTTCGCTGTCTCCTCAGGAGTGTTCACTACCGGCTGTCCTGGATGGACGCAGTGCCAGTTGAACCCGGTTCGATCCTTCTGGGGCCGAGTCTCTGCGGCGGTAAGCGGCCCACATTGTGGCGCGTGATCTCTGCACTCGAGGCCACTCTGAGACCAAGCCTACCATCTCTGACTGGATCTGAAACCACACCCACcagtatttacattaattttggaCCAAACCCGCTTCTCTTGAATTTTCTATCCATTTTAACCTTTATATTTGTCATTTGagtcatgcttttctccagcgtgATGCTCAACTGAGCTTAAACAAAAGTCCATCTTGGAACACACAGAGAGCTTAGAAACAAACAcagttcagtttgtttgttcCATGCCACCACTTTTCCCCTGGCTAATTTCTGAGTTTCTAACTTTAAAAGTCTTGTGAAAAAAAGCAGAGATAAAAGCAGAATGTGGTGAAGGACTTATGAAGGTGTCAGAAGCTCAGGAGAAGAAATTGGTCTGAAAAAGGTGGGTTTTAAGACTGTTCTtcttggagggattcagcagctctgagggacagagggggtTTGTGCAGACCAAGCTCAGCTTTTTGGTTTGGACCCCAACCGTAGACCACATTGACATTTTATGACTGCCATTTAGAAGTTGCCACTATTTATTATGAGAATGCTGAACACGTAcgcttacacacacacgtggagTTAGACCCAGTGAAGTATGCTGTCCCCCTCCCAAAAGTGTATCCTCTCCGTCTGGGTCCGAAATACCACCGCTGGATGCCAAATTCTTACATGTTGACAATCACCACCGTGGACAAAAGAGCCCTGGCGTGGTAATGTGCGTTCAGATGTTCACAATACAGCACGGCTCCTGCGAGGTCCAAAACGCCCCAGGGGAACATTGCGAAATGCAGCTCTTTCACCGGCGACCAAGTGACACCTCTCAGAAACACAGCTCTTCGGTTGGTGCTGAGACACATGGCCAAACTGCCAAAGTTCCTCAGAAGGACCGGGTTTTACTGTGAAAAGTACACAAAACACTGGTAACGGCAGCAGAACTAAACAAACAGCCTGAGTGAAGGGAAAAGTGTGACTTTTagtgaacaaagacaaaaaataccTTACGTGCCACAAAATAATGATGCAAACCACAGTCCCCCACAGTAGCTGCACTCCTGAGAAGCAGCCTGACTATGGTAATCCTCACCTTGAGGAGAGATTTACCACCCGTTGTTTTTCTATTACCTACAGTAGATTTCTGAATAGAACATTTAATGAAATGCGACACCTATAGATTTAGTAATTCTCCAGTGGGATCATCAATGTGCCATAAATCTGACTTTAGAAAATCTCTGAGTGACACCTGCCGAGGTGTGTTTCTCCTTATTTgtacactgatcagccaaaacattgaaaccacctgcctaatgtTGTGCAGGTCCCCCTCGTGTCACCAAAACAGTTCTGACCTGTCGAGagatggactccacaagacccctgaaggtgtcctgtggtatcttgCCCCAAGATGTTAaaagcagatcctttaagtcctgtaggTTGCGAGTTGGGGCCTctatggatcggacttgtttttccagcacatcccagagATACTCGATCGCATTGAGacctggggaatttggaggccaagtcaacacctcaAACTCTTTGTCATGGTCCTCAAATCATTCCTGAACAacttttgcagtgtggcagggccactgccatcagggaataccgttgccatgaataccaggccaccttcttgcATTGTTCCATgttccagttctgatgctcacgtgcccattgtaggcgctttcggcggtggacaggggtcaccATGGGCCCCCTGACTGGTTTGcggctacgcagccccatatGCAGGATGCTCCGATgcgctgtgtgttctgacacctttctgtcatggccagcattaaagttctcagcaatttgtgctacagtagcccacctgtgggatcggaccagacagGTTAGCCTTCGCTCCCCCCACAAATCAATGAGCCTTAGGTGCCAATGAGCCTTAGGTGCCCATGACCCTATCGccagttcaccggttgtccttccttggaccacttttggaatatactaaccactacatactgggaacaccccacaagacctgctgttttggagatgctttgACCAAGTCATCTAGCCCTCACAATTTGGCCTTTTAGTCACTTAGATCCTTGTTTGCctattttttcctgcttctaacacctcaaattcaagaactgactgttcacttgctgcctaatatatcccaccccttgacagttacatttacattgatttatttaggagacacttttctccaaagcgactttcaatgaactctatgtagtgttaccatcagcctacacaccttattcaccacggtaactaacactgctagatacactacttacaatgggtcactcatccatacatcagtggaacacacacacactctctctgtcactcacacactatggggaacctgaacagcatgtttttggactgctccactttacatttcatttctgtgcatttttacaAGAGGgtgtaaatcagggtaagtgtGCACAGTGACGCTTTAACTGAAGACCCTTTTGAAGGTTTACTCTCATCCCTTGCAGAACTAAAGTCCATACAGGATAGTTAGTGGACCAACGGGAGAATTACGCAGAATTCACCACTAACTGTTTGCATTCATCAGCGGTTCACTGTTTCTGAACTAACTATGTGAGTGTAACCGTTGAGCAAGTTTGTCCCCCATCAGcttttgctgaaaaatgtgtgtgtgtgcgtgtgtgtgtgcacgcgctaATAATCAAATTCCTCTTTCTGTAAtaatttttgtgtaaatttcctgatattacatttttcacaacTGTAGGAAGCCTTAGTGCAAATCTAGTGGAACAGCTCACCTGCGTGTGACTGGACACTGGGTGACCGCGGAGCAGACTGACCGGACAGTCcagtccagtgcatcacaatattgtttttttaatgcattttgcaggatattaaaaaaatcaaaaaaaaaaaaaaaatcaactccgaacaacaatttttaaaaaaataatttcattccaACATTTGAAGTGATTTACTAGTAGGTTTAATAAcagacaacaataataatagtcataataaacacatttattcgtttttcACTTGATGCCACTTTTTCTGTGTACATCCCCGGACATACATTAAAAAGACAGACACTGCAATGAGTGGTCAGTCACATGACCACACTGATGGGGGAGGATAAACGGTCATTATAAACTCAATTATCTCAATTACTGTTTTACAATTCTAATTTCTGTCTTTCTATAAAGTTTTCCACGTTCATGTTGTCTTGTGTGATTTCGCCACCGAGTCCTGTGGCCGCGCCAGTGAACCGGCTGCTGTGTTTGAACTGCGACGTGTCAATGAACCATGAGCGGTGAGCGGCAGGTCGGACAGCTGCAGGATCTTCGGTGCACGTTCCAAAGTGACCTCATAAACCACACCCCCTTGTGGCTGAGCTCTGGTCTCGCTGTTTACCCTGGTTCCGGGAGGGGCCTTCTTTCCTACCTCGGAGCGAAACCGGACCACGTCGTCGCACATCGATGCGTCTGTTGCCAAGCGCCGCATGCGAACGATGCGGTCGGACCAGGAGCCCCTCGCTGCACCAGGCCTGAAAGGGAGCGGAGCTCCTCAAAGGGGCTTTGTGTtccgttgccatggagacccaTTTATCAGTTCCGCTCGGAGGGAACAGCAAGGCTCTTGCCAGATGCgcacttctgttttcttttcacttgtttttatttctggggCTCTGAGCACTTGAGTGTTTTATCGAGAGCTGGAATGAATGTGCTTCCCACCTTTGTAGCTGAGAAGCTGAGACTGGAAAGAAGTTTAGCAATTTGCTCCCAGTTTCACAGTTTGTTCcacagtttatttcatttattctttattgcGTTTTCTCAGAGACAACACAGAcactgtgctttaaaaaatgtccaaCTGTTTTCCAGTTTGCTGCGTCCAGCTGCGGAAACGCCGCGGTTATGCTCAACGGGTCTCTCGCCACCCCGTTTGACCCCACAAGGTGAAGTGTCTGAAAGAGCGTTCTGGAACGTTCCCTGCGCTCTTACCGGCCGCTGTCCGCACTTGGGCTGTACTCACAGATGCTGGCCACCAGGGCGCTCGTTCTCAACCACGGTCTCGGCTGCAAGGGCTGCACTTGGATCCCTGAATTCAGACAAGTTCCTGTTTTCGCGTGTATTTTCCATACATTCATGTTtacttctttaatttttcatttattatgacATTTAGTTActtatcacacacttttctccaatgttcCGTCCAACTCGAGCAGCAAAGAGCTCTAGGCACACAGGACTTTGGAcacacaccaccatgttgctggttcacatccctccagaagctcctatagaagtgacattcaaataggaaatacatagataatcatagcagatggtgttgaactCATTGAtgaagctgtcaggagatcaggagagaagtggctctcaaagagatgggtttgagacccttcttcagtgtgggagggattcagcagtacTGAGGGACACAgtgagctcatttcaccacatcagAGTCCAAAGCAAAAACTGATGGTCTTTTGATGTTGGACTCCTCGTGACAGAGACCATCAAAcatccagaggtggaggagctcagtgtaGGAAGTGATCAGGTCCTCTAGGTATCAGATCCTTGCACTGACTTGTAGATCATGTCCAGATTGTTGAATTTGATCTATGTTCTTGTGGGGGAGTGAAATGATAATCGTTCTTCCTCTCTCTGCAGTGTATTCGCCAGCGTAGAAGTGAAGAACTTCAACTCCACCATAATGACTGGCCTCACTGTGCTCCTGGTTGCCAGAAAGAATGACTCGTAAGCGTGTGTTTGCGAGGCCCGTGGGCCGTGGCATGAGTGGAATTTCGGAACAAGGTCACACTCGCACTAAGAGCTGGGTCTGTCTCAGCGCTATCGGTTCATCTTATTTCATGACACAGTCAGTCTTGCTGATATGCCTGGAAGTTTCAGTgcctttgtttccatggcaacatgcGCCGCCTCacatgattttgttttactttcacttcTACACACAGAGTACAGAGTACAGTGATCTGAAGTGTGTGgttaagggtgtgtgtgtga contains these protein-coding regions:
- the LOC108922735 gene encoding ADP-ribosyl cyclase/cyclic ADP-ribose hydrolase 1-like; this translates as MQHEAEGGRVSRRKRRCKALVVSGVAALVLSVVLAVLLVATVGGPSPGKDLKDTVVSRCRTFLEMNEPETSKKLCEDAWAAFARAFVGRDPCEVPVEAYDPLIYTIEQKSRCGRTLFWSKTKVLAHQFTQEKKCMVTVEDTLLGFIMDGLTWCGRNGSNGVFTTGCPGWTQCQLNPVRSFWGRVSAAFAASSCGNAAVMLNGSLATPFDPTSVFASVEVKNFNSTIMTGLTVLLVARKNDSASCGNSSLQNLQQALDPMLKYQCKVVQQSQILDCIADTTMPCGKCW